The Cynocephalus volans isolate mCynVol1 chromosome 16, mCynVol1.pri, whole genome shotgun sequence DNA segment gacctgcttagggaggtgaatggcctctagcagagccagaatttcttctttgtttttaatgtcttttccagccgaagtgagcagtcccctctgtttatatattgccccatgaatgtgagcagtggcaaaagcatacctgctgtccgtgtagatgttgatgttttttccttcggctaggcgtaatgcctgcgtcaaggcgattagctcggccttctgggctgatgtcccttctggcaggctgcttgcccataccgtccgtttgccatctacgatggcggcccctgctctccgcttaccttccacaatgaagctgctaccgtctgtataccaggcaggcactccgggcaatggctggtccttcaggtcccgtcgagtcccagcttcttcagcaaggatttctgagcattggtgtactggggtggattctgactcgactggtagtagggtagctgggttcaggacagcagggggcgcgaaagatatcctttcgtttagcagcaaactctggtaatgagtcattctggcattggtcatccaccgattggggggctgccgcacaatactttcgaggctgtgggaagcaatcacagtcacattttgccccaaggttaacttatcagcgtctttgaggaggagtgccactgcagcaaccgcttttaggcaggttggccacccactggccactggatccagtttttttgatagataagctactggccgtcgccatggtcctagggtctgagtaagcactcctcgggctacaccggctctttcatctacgtatagagtaaatggtttggtgaggtctgggagagccaaagcgggggcagacagcaaggcttctTTTATGTGGTCGAAAGCCTTTTGATGCTtttcagtccaggtaaaaggaatgttttcccttgtcagagggtacaagggtgcagccagggaagcaaacccaggaatccagagcctgcagaatccggcagtacccagaaattcgcggacctgcctgggggttgtgggagtagggatcttcataactgtagctttccgggccggggtcagccatctttttccctccttgagcaggtaccccaaataggtgacctctttctggcataactgggcctttttagctgatacccggtaccccaacttactcagttcctgcaagagcttttgtgtccctcttttgcagccttcatatgtgggagccgccaccaggaggtcgtccacatattggagtaatgtgacctgggggttgagagccctaaaaggagttaaatcccggtggagggcctcgtcgaagagagtgggtgagttcttgaacccctgtggcagccgtgtccaggtcagctgaccagcgttacctttttctgggtctctccactcgaacgcgaacagtggctggctgttggggtgtagtttgaggcaaaaaaggcatccttgagatccaagactgagtaccaagtgtgactaggcggaagggaactcaggaggctgtatgggtttgggactgagggatgaatgtcttgcacccttttgttaatttctctcaagtcttggactggccgatagtcattggtccctggcttttttactggtagcagaggggtgttccagggcgactggcagggcactaagacccctaggtctaagaacctttggatgtggggtctgatgccttcccgggcttctttagtcattggatactgtcggacggccaccggtgaggcacccgatttcagctctactactactggtgggacgttattggccagtcccatacctgtcttttctgcccatacggtgggaaaaagttggagccaggatgggtcgatggagggagaggccggcttttcatacagccggtattcttcttctaggtttaggaccaagcacatggtagagtgatctccccatgttacttgtgggccctctgtagaaaactggatttgggcctttagtttggtcagaatgtcccggcccaacagaggagcagggcactcaggtatgaccaaaaaggaatgggtcacttgtttatgtccaacctttaaaagtctttgtgtggtccaggggtagactttgctgccggttgctcctactacgactgtccgcctggaccctaccttccccatgggttgggtcaacaccgaatgttcagccccggtatcgaccagaaactcgatgggggtcccctccacagtcagtgttaccctaggttcggggagggggtccgaaccccgactcccctagtcatctagggatagaaccttggcttctctgatgttctttttccggggacattctcttgcccagtgacccttctctttacagtacgcgcattggtctttgtctagagggggtcttccatccctaggtgttttctttgcccggttgctcaggttccctgtctgcctatctctagaccctctttcacctaccactgcggccaaaatcctagtcaagtttttttcttggcgcctatcgcgccgtctctctctctcttctgtctctcttttttctctttcttgt contains these protein-coding regions:
- the LOC134364848 gene encoding uncharacterized protein LOC134364848 → MKIPTPTTPRQVREFLGTAGFCRLWIPGFASLAAPLYPLTRENIPFTWTEKHQKAFDHIKEALLSAPALALPDLTKPFTLYVDERAGVARGVLTQTLGPWRRPVAYLSKKLDPVASGWPTCLKAVAAVALLLKDADKLTLGQNVTVIASHSLESIVRQPPNRWMTNARMTHYQSLLLNERISFAPPAVLNPATLLPVESESTPVHQCSEILAEEAGTRRDLKDQPLPGVPAWYTDGSSFIVEGKRRAGAAIVDGKRTVWASSLPEGTSAQKAELIALTQALRLAEGKNINIYTDSRYAFATAHIHGAIYKQRGLLTSAGKDIKNKEEILALLEAIHLPKQVAIIHCPGHQRGNNPVAAGNRRADEAAKQAALSVRVLAETIKLQEPIEPAQARTKPRELTPDQGKEFIQRLHQLTHLGPEKLLQLTSRTSLSIPNLRSTVQEVANRCPACAMTNATTTYRETGKRQRGDRPGVYWEVDFTEVKPGRYGNRYLLVFVDTFSGWVEAFPTKTETALTVCKKILEEILPRFGIPKVIGSDNGPAFVAQALEVVKTQIWDQIKEVYEPGAVAIPHPFQVGDQVLVRRHRPSNLEPRWKGPYLVLLTTPTAVKVDGIAAWVHASHLKPAPPPAPNETWELERTDHPLKLRIRRRKNESTG
- the LOC134365058 gene encoding LOW QUALITY PROTEIN: uncharacterized protein LOC134365058 (The sequence of the model RefSeq protein was modified relative to this genomic sequence to represent the inferred CDS: inserted 1 base in 1 codon); translated protein: MFHGVKAKTRFVTPVNDGRASLAAVKAADAGASHPASRPASPGRAIEFLVDTGAEHSVLTQPMGKVGSRRTVVVGATGSKVYPWTTQRLLKVGHKQVTHSFLVIPECPAPLLGRDILTKLKAQIQFSTEGPQVTWGDHSTMCLVLNLEEEYRLYEKPASPSIDPSWLQLFPTVWAEKTGMGLANNVPPVVVELKSGASPVAVRQYPMTKEAREGIRPHIQRFLDLGVLVPCQSPWNTPLLPVKKPGTNDYRPVQDLREINKRVQDIHPSVPNPYSLLSSLPPSHTWYSVLDLKDAXFCLKLHPNSQPLFAFEWRDPEKGNAGQLTWTRLPQGFKNSPTLFDEALHRDLTPFRALNPQVTL